One part of the Bacteroidia bacterium genome encodes these proteins:
- a CDS encoding arginase family protein, which yields MDLSVFFQAADLLREEKEYTVGQLGARIRDLSHWEEADIILLGNLEDRGNKAGKELSQAADKIREKLYELSLPYSEIKIADFGNLKPKESIEAHNEMFAYVLRTLLEQDKRVLILGGDQSITYGQYLAYEDSGKEVEYVHIDSSFDLEDADRGFHEASFNHRIFLHKPNFLFNYSNLGFQRYFVSETEIDTLKSLNFAALRYGSIFGNLASTEPYMRTADMLSFDFSAVKGTEAPGANRISPGGFSAMEACQMARYAGLAYHLNSFSLSQFIPEQDQLDQTALLGAMMCWYFMDGHGNRQDDFPRKDRKNLRKYAVQLHASIDKINFFQHRNSGRWWMEVPYDLANGKKAKPSRLIACSKEDYEFAKGDDIPERWWLTYNKLEK from the coding sequence ATGGATTTGTCGGTATTTTTTCAAGCAGCGGATTTACTAAGAGAAGAAAAGGAGTATACAGTTGGCCAATTGGGAGCCCGTATCCGCGATCTGAGCCATTGGGAGGAAGCAGATATCATCTTATTAGGTAATCTGGAGGACCGGGGAAATAAAGCCGGCAAAGAGCTTTCACAGGCAGCAGATAAGATCAGAGAGAAACTTTATGAGCTTTCTTTGCCCTATTCTGAAATAAAAATAGCTGATTTCGGAAATCTTAAACCCAAAGAAAGCATCGAAGCTCACAATGAGATGTTTGCCTATGTCTTGCGCACTTTGCTGGAGCAGGACAAGCGGGTCCTGATTTTAGGGGGAGATCAAAGCATTACCTATGGGCAGTATCTGGCTTATGAGGATAGCGGAAAAGAAGTAGAGTACGTACACATAGATTCCAGCTTTGACCTTGAAGATGCTGACAGGGGTTTTCATGAAGCTTCTTTCAACCATCGCATCTTTCTCCACAAACCCAATTTCCTCTTCAACTATTCCAATCTGGGCTTCCAGCGATATTTCGTGTCCGAAACGGAGATAGATACCCTAAAGTCTCTCAACTTCGCAGCCCTCCGATATGGGAGTATCTTTGGCAATCTGGCTTCTACAGAGCCCTACATGAGAACTGCGGATATGCTAAGTTTTGATTTTTCTGCAGTAAAAGGAACGGAAGCTCCCGGAGCCAATCGGATTTCTCCCGGAGGATTTTCAGCCATGGAAGCTTGTCAAATGGCTCGTTATGCGGGCCTGGCATACCATTTAAATAGCTTTAGCCTCAGCCAATTCATACCCGAACAAGATCAATTGGATCAAACAGCTCTTCTCGGTGCCATGATGTGCTGGTATTTTATGGATGGCCACGGAAATCGCCAGGATGATTTTCCCCGAAAAGACCGCAAGAACCTCAGAAAATATGCGGTACAATTGCATGCCAGCATAGATAAAATCAATTTCTTCCAACACAGAAACAGTGGGAGATGGTGGATGGAGGTTCCTTATGATTTAGCCAATGGCAAGAAAGCCAAGCCTTCCCGATTGATCGCCTGTAGCAAAGAAGACTATGAATTTGCCAAAGGGGATGATATTCCCGAACGCTGGTGGCTGACCTACAATAAGCTAGAGAAATAA
- a CDS encoding class I SAM-dependent methyltransferase gives MNSELNDENRQMWDSNADFWNEKMGLEGNRFHNELIAPHSLNFLNISAGDRMLDIGCGNGIFARKMAAKGAEVLAFDFSPQNIINARSYPTDQITYQVLDATDKAALLDLGKASFEGAVSNMVLMDIPVIQPMFEATFELLKPGGAFVFSCMHPCFNLSTHVELKEIRDVKGRLHEESFVKVGEYIQDSRTTGEAIIDQPVPQYYFHRPLRKIFQIAFEAGFVLDGFEEPVFTSKKEKFFREIPLVIICRMRKMK, from the coding sequence ATGAATTCAGAGCTCAACGATGAAAATCGCCAGATGTGGGACAGTAATGCTGACTTCTGGAATGAAAAAATGGGATTGGAAGGCAATAGATTTCACAATGAACTTATTGCGCCCCATAGCCTGAATTTTCTCAATATTTCAGCAGGAGACCGTATGCTGGATATTGGTTGTGGAAATGGGATTTTCGCCCGAAAAATGGCCGCAAAAGGTGCAGAAGTTCTCGCCTTTGATTTCTCCCCTCAAAATATCATAAATGCCCGTTCCTATCCCACAGATCAAATTACCTATCAGGTACTGGATGCTACGGATAAAGCAGCTTTACTGGATTTGGGGAAAGCCTCCTTTGAAGGAGCAGTTTCCAATATGGTCCTCATGGATATCCCGGTAATCCAGCCGATGTTTGAAGCCACTTTTGAATTACTAAAGCCAGGAGGAGCCTTTGTTTTTTCCTGCATGCACCCCTGCTTCAATTTGAGTACCCATGTGGAGTTGAAAGAAATCAGGGATGTAAAGGGTCGATTGCATGAAGAAAGTTTTGTCAAAGTAGGAGAATATATCCAGGACAGCCGAACTACCGGAGAGGCCATCATAGACCAGCCCGTTCCGCAATATTACTTTCACCGTCCCCTTCGGAAGATTTTCCAAATTGCCTTTGAGGCAGGTTTTGTATTGGATGGATTTGAAGAACCGGTTTTCACTAGTAAGAAGGAGAAATTTTTCAGAGAAATTCCGCTTGTCATTATTTGCCGGATGAGGAAAATGAAATAA
- a CDS encoding NAD-dependent epimerase/dehydratase family protein, translated as MILITGGTGFLGKHIVRELLNEGHELRLLVRNAASRKLPDWAPMVEVVDGDILDVLSLEKAMEGIDQVVHAAAYVSFWRREKYKILKINVQGTSNVVDACLDAGVRQLVHVSSIAAIGITENGSPITENTPWSAGVRNSWYSKSKYKAELEILRGIAEGLQAVMVNPSVILGPDDQWENGTPKMFSIVDKGLRFYNPGANGFVAAQDVAKAISLLLNTEEENGSRYLLSAENLSFKQIFGWIAEDLGKKPPSMRLPEYPTLWVGRLSELLSRITGKPPIISLESMRSAMLSRSYDGSKVQGLGLEYSSIRKLLKETAEAYGAS; from the coding sequence ATGATACTCATCACGGGAGGAACTGGCTTTTTGGGCAAGCATATTGTGCGAGAGCTATTGAATGAAGGGCATGAGCTTCGGCTACTGGTCCGCAATGCTGCTTCACGAAAATTGCCGGACTGGGCACCTATGGTGGAGGTCGTCGATGGAGATATACTGGATGTGCTTTCGCTGGAGAAAGCAATGGAAGGAATCGACCAGGTAGTTCATGCTGCAGCCTATGTGAGTTTTTGGCGAAGGGAGAAATACAAGATTCTCAAAATCAATGTTCAAGGCACCTCAAATGTTGTGGATGCCTGTCTGGATGCCGGAGTGCGGCAATTGGTGCATGTTAGCTCTATTGCTGCCATTGGTATTACGGAGAATGGTAGCCCGATTACGGAAAATACTCCCTGGTCAGCAGGTGTGAGAAATTCCTGGTATTCAAAGTCCAAATACAAAGCCGAATTGGAAATACTCAGAGGAATAGCTGAAGGCCTTCAGGCAGTCATGGTAAATCCTTCGGTAATTCTGGGGCCTGATGATCAATGGGAAAATGGCACTCCCAAGATGTTTAGCATTGTAGATAAAGGTTTAAGATTCTATAATCCCGGAGCTAATGGATTTGTAGCGGCTCAGGATGTGGCCAAAGCCATTTCCCTATTGTTGAATACTGAAGAAGAAAATGGAAGTCGCTACCTGCTTTCTGCCGAAAATCTCAGTTTCAAACAAATCTTTGGCTGGATTGCTGAAGATTTAGGGAAAAAGCCTCCCTCCATGCGCCTGCCTGAATATCCGACCCTATGGGTAGGGAGATTATCCGAATTGCTTTCAAGAATTACAGGAAAACCTCCAATTATTTCTCTGGAAAGTATGCGAAGCGCTATGTTGTCTCGCTCTTATGATGGATCGAAAGTTCAGGGACTGGGGCTGGAGTATAGTTCGATAAGGAAATTGTTGAAAGAAACGGCCGAGGCCTATGGGGCTTCTTGA
- a CDS encoding Hsp70 family protein: protein MIPFGIDLGTTNSALAFFHKGEVKICKHPISLRDTLPSVIAFRKGKIIVGDKAREYILQSPNSVISSFKRKMGTTESWKADDWEESLNPIQLSAFVLQELKTFVQNGAKLDAAVITIPASFDTIQSNATKEAGFRAGFSEVRLLQEPIAASLAYANQDHAGDFEEGQWLVYDLGGGTFDVALVKIQDGEMRIIDHEGDNFLGGDDFNQAIVEKLVVPEMEKKGKFKSLKKEMKSASGKYNALYLKLLRLAEDAKHELSTDTSSEIEFSFEDNKGKEIQLSVEIKREAFEELIEKKIKQTLTLTRRILKRNQLKPADLKFVLMVGGSTYIPYVREQVAKKLKVEVNTQADPTTVVAVGAAFYGASLNISAKKKEEDQPEDIQLKVKMAYEKASKEKEEYFIARFEGETEGLFYRIQRLDGGFDTGLVKLDSQIQLDLPLVEGAYNEFSLQVFDAQNNAIVTDAEAIGISQGKYAVVGQPLPNDICIEIDDVENNTTILEVIFEKNTILPAKKTIVKQISRTIAKGSSQRLTINILEGPSSALPATTQPIGFISITGEDLNRDLVRGSDVEISLEISESRDLSINTYLMMTDQEYEDQFNPTERRVNLPRLVEELYALAEKIRSEIAEAEAQSNFETAQELVDMEFELLELADNAREMSEDDITDNKYQIEDQKRKLAQKVDELTREKQVIRIKNEYFESKRFMEFIFMAYPPKEEDQDTYQKIISEEKSVLATNSSVKIRELISKVRKHNWKVRWKHPRFIREFFKDLAAGSYGGFTHPHQANELIREGNHAMQNNHDEKLRSCINRLCELLPADQKKQVKFGGTGLN, encoded by the coding sequence ATGATCCCATTTGGCATAGACCTCGGAACAACCAATTCTGCTCTTGCTTTTTTCCACAAAGGAGAAGTAAAGATTTGCAAGCATCCCATTAGCCTAAGAGATACCCTTCCTTCAGTCATTGCTTTCCGAAAAGGGAAGATCATTGTAGGGGATAAAGCAAGAGAATATATCCTTCAATCTCCGAACTCGGTCATCAGTAGTTTCAAACGAAAGATGGGAACTACCGAAAGCTGGAAAGCAGATGATTGGGAGGAAAGCCTGAATCCGATCCAACTTTCTGCATTTGTACTTCAGGAGTTAAAAACTTTTGTTCAGAATGGAGCAAAATTGGATGCAGCTGTTATTACGATTCCTGCTTCTTTTGATACCATTCAATCCAATGCAACCAAGGAAGCAGGCTTTCGGGCAGGCTTTTCTGAGGTAAGGTTATTACAGGAACCTATTGCAGCAAGTTTGGCTTATGCAAATCAGGATCATGCGGGAGATTTTGAAGAAGGGCAATGGTTGGTCTATGACCTTGGCGGAGGTACCTTTGATGTAGCTCTGGTCAAGATTCAGGATGGAGAAATGAGGATTATTGACCATGAAGGAGATAATTTCCTCGGAGGAGATGATTTCAACCAGGCCATCGTCGAGAAACTCGTCGTTCCAGAAATGGAGAAGAAAGGCAAATTCAAAAGCCTGAAAAAGGAAATGAAAAGTGCAAGTGGTAAATACAATGCGCTTTATCTGAAACTTCTTCGCCTGGCTGAAGATGCCAAGCATGAACTCTCTACTGATACAAGTAGTGAAATAGAATTTAGTTTTGAGGATAATAAGGGAAAAGAAATTCAACTTTCAGTCGAAATAAAGAGAGAAGCATTTGAGGAACTGATCGAAAAGAAGATCAAGCAAACCCTGACCCTCACTCGGCGCATCTTAAAAAGAAATCAACTCAAACCTGCAGACCTCAAGTTTGTCTTGATGGTAGGAGGATCTACCTATATCCCCTATGTCAGAGAACAGGTAGCGAAAAAGCTTAAAGTAGAAGTGAATACGCAGGCGGATCCAACTACAGTGGTAGCTGTGGGAGCGGCCTTTTATGGAGCCAGCTTAAATATTTCTGCCAAAAAGAAAGAGGAAGATCAGCCTGAAGATATTCAGCTCAAGGTAAAAATGGCTTACGAAAAAGCCAGTAAGGAAAAGGAGGAGTATTTTATTGCACGCTTTGAAGGAGAAACAGAAGGACTATTTTACCGCATCCAGAGACTGGATGGTGGATTTGATACAGGACTGGTGAAGCTTGATTCTCAGATCCAATTGGATTTGCCTTTGGTAGAAGGTGCTTATAATGAATTTAGCCTGCAGGTTTTTGATGCCCAGAATAATGCTATTGTGACTGATGCAGAAGCGATTGGGATCAGCCAGGGGAAATATGCTGTAGTTGGGCAACCGCTTCCCAATGATATCTGTATCGAGATTGATGATGTAGAGAATAATACCACCATACTCGAAGTCATTTTTGAAAAAAATACCATTCTACCTGCAAAGAAAACCATTGTCAAGCAAATCAGTCGAACCATTGCCAAAGGTTCTTCCCAACGCCTGACCATCAATATTCTCGAAGGCCCATCTTCAGCCCTTCCAGCAACTACCCAGCCGATCGGTTTTATCTCTATTACCGGAGAAGACCTGAATCGTGATTTGGTTAGGGGCTCTGATGTGGAAATAAGTCTGGAAATTTCAGAATCTCGCGACCTGAGCATCAATACCTACCTCATGATGACAGATCAGGAATATGAGGATCAATTCAATCCAACGGAAAGAAGGGTGAATTTGCCTCGTCTGGTTGAAGAACTCTATGCGCTGGCAGAAAAAATCCGTTCTGAAATTGCAGAAGCAGAAGCACAAAGTAATTTCGAAACGGCTCAGGAATTGGTAGATATGGAGTTTGAGCTCCTGGAGTTGGCTGATAATGCCCGGGAAATGAGTGAAGACGATATCACCGACAATAAATACCAGATCGAGGACCAGAAACGAAAACTCGCTCAAAAGGTCGATGAATTGACCCGGGAAAAGCAGGTTATTCGCATTAAAAATGAATACTTTGAATCCAAGCGATTCATGGAATTTATTTTCATGGCTTATCCCCCCAAAGAGGAGGATCAGGATACTTACCAGAAAATAATTTCCGAGGAAAAGTCCGTTCTGGCAACCAATAGTTCCGTCAAAATCCGTGAACTCATCTCAAAAGTGCGCAAGCACAACTGGAAAGTACGCTGGAAACATCCCCGTTTCATTCGTGAATTTTTCAAAGACTTGGCCGCAGGGAGTTATGGAGGCTTTACCCATCCTCATCAGGCCAATGAACTGATACGTGAAGGAAATCACGCCATGCAAAATAATCATGACGAGAAATTGAGAAGTTGTATCAATCGACTGTGTGAGCTCCTGCCAGCAGATCAGAAAAAGCAGGTGAAATTTGGAGGCACGGGATTGAATTAG
- a CDS encoding DUF3179 domain-containing protein: protein MSRSHLDGSDLFLALSGDRSRSSQDVILEEIEENWQPGYEIMALESIYLLRDYRLSSQLWALLNKKTGKVYGADFDKWYDYLWNRDQHITASYADFKALLYKRIDPKFEQYFAGRQKTALIRLDEVRWGGVRQDGIPPLRGPEMISAEEADYLEDDHIVFGIELNGDVRAYPKRILAWHEMFVDEVGGVPVAGVYCTLCGTVILYNTEHDGVKHELGTSGFLYRSNKLMYDKATQSLWNTLQGAPVIGPLAGKGIELEFMSVVTTSWGEWKSRHPQTKVLSLNTGHRRDYGEGVAYQQYFSTDELMFSTPFKDRRLKNKQEVLALRFGEEQLAISTKFLKKRPIYTDKIGEQEVLVLTDRSGGNRVYDPKGLLFTSYDGGSALVDEKGVKWKLEESQLIAEDGQKLDRLPYHRAFWFGWLAAFPETRLVK, encoded by the coding sequence ATGAGTAGAAGTCATTTAGACGGAAGCGATCTTTTTCTGGCTTTATCCGGAGACAGAAGTCGAAGTAGCCAGGATGTAATTTTAGAAGAGATTGAAGAGAATTGGCAGCCAGGATATGAAATCATGGCTTTAGAAAGTATTTATCTATTGAGAGATTATCGACTTTCCTCTCAACTATGGGCTTTGCTCAATAAAAAAACAGGAAAAGTCTATGGAGCCGATTTTGATAAATGGTACGATTACCTTTGGAACAGAGATCAGCATATCACGGCCTCTTATGCCGATTTCAAGGCACTATTGTATAAACGAATAGATCCGAAATTTGAACAATATTTTGCTGGCCGGCAGAAAACAGCCTTGATCAGACTGGATGAAGTTAGATGGGGAGGAGTCAGACAGGACGGAATCCCGCCTTTGCGCGGACCGGAAATGATCTCAGCAGAAGAAGCCGATTATCTCGAAGACGATCATATTGTTTTTGGGATAGAGCTAAATGGCGATGTCCGAGCATATCCCAAACGCATCCTTGCCTGGCATGAGATGTTTGTTGATGAAGTCGGAGGAGTGCCTGTTGCTGGTGTGTATTGTACTTTATGCGGAACAGTCATCCTCTACAATACAGAGCATGATGGTGTAAAGCATGAGTTGGGAACCAGTGGATTTTTATATCGATCCAATAAACTCATGTATGACAAGGCCACTCAATCTCTTTGGAATACTTTACAAGGCGCCCCGGTGATAGGACCACTGGCAGGAAAAGGAATAGAGTTGGAATTTATGAGTGTGGTTACTACCAGCTGGGGCGAGTGGAAATCCCGTCATCCCCAAACAAAAGTCCTTTCCTTGAATACTGGGCATAGAAGAGATTATGGAGAAGGAGTTGCCTATCAGCAATACTTTTCGACTGATGAATTGATGTTCAGTACTCCCTTTAAGGACCGAAGACTGAAAAACAAACAAGAGGTATTGGCCCTTAGATTTGGAGAGGAGCAGTTGGCAATTTCGACGAAATTCCTCAAAAAGCGACCCATTTATACAGATAAAATAGGAGAACAGGAAGTCTTGGTTTTGACAGATAGAAGTGGGGGAAATCGGGTTTATGATCCCAAAGGGCTATTGTTTACTTCTTATGATGGAGGTTCTGCTTTGGTGGATGAAAAGGGAGTAAAATGGAAGTTGGAGGAAAGTCAGCTTATTGCTGAGGATGGGCAAAAACTGGATCGTCTTCCCTATCACAGAGCCTTTTGGTTTGGATGGTTAGCGGCCTTTCCAGAGACAAGATTGGTGAAATAG
- a CDS encoding FG-GAP-like repeat-containing protein — translation MRYLVFSFLLLFSFSLSIGQDSFFYNPNNRFSLGTESNRTSSVSAGDLDADGDIDIVVANGRHWPEQNRVYLNSGDGSFTVAYDLGKYRSTTYAAELGDLDGDGDLDIAVANDDAPNRLFFNDGKGNFTEGGHFGFDYAPSRNLNLNDLDQDGDLDILITNRGRVNEICLNDGKGNFGESIPFGNEDDSTIDVAIADLDNDGQKDIILANRDKQQNFICLNRKLNFDTRIPFGTGKDETRSVAIADFNQDGIADILCGNIREANRIYFGDANQDYSQSLELDSMEERTFSILCEDFDKDGDIDIALANSGNSNAYYLNSGEGESFQRIVFEEGEHDTYDIIYADLNGDGYADLIEANSGFLNLYFLNAFERWKNRN, via the coding sequence ATGCGCTACTTAGTCTTCAGCTTCCTATTGCTATTCTCCTTTTCCCTTTCCATAGGTCAGGATAGTTTCTTCTATAATCCCAACAATCGCTTTTCGCTGGGAACGGAATCCAACAGGACCTCTTCTGTAAGTGCAGGAGATCTGGATGCTGATGGAGATATTGATATTGTGGTAGCCAATGGAAGACATTGGCCGGAGCAGAATCGCGTATATCTCAATTCGGGAGATGGAAGTTTTACAGTTGCCTATGATCTGGGGAAATATCGCTCCACGACCTATGCCGCCGAATTGGGAGATTTGGATGGAGATGGAGACCTCGATATAGCGGTTGCCAATGATGATGCTCCCAATCGACTCTTTTTCAATGATGGAAAAGGGAATTTCACAGAAGGTGGTCATTTTGGATTTGACTATGCTCCCAGTCGCAATCTCAATCTCAATGACCTGGATCAGGATGGGGATTTGGATATTTTGATTACCAATAGAGGCCGGGTAAATGAGATTTGTTTGAATGATGGAAAAGGGAATTTCGGGGAAAGTATTCCTTTTGGAAATGAGGATGATTCTACTATAGACGTTGCCATTGCAGATCTGGATAATGACGGTCAAAAAGACATCATACTGGCCAATAGAGACAAACAACAGAATTTCATTTGCCTTAACCGCAAACTCAATTTTGATACGCGTATTCCCTTTGGAACAGGTAAAGATGAAACCCGCTCAGTAGCCATTGCTGATTTCAACCAGGATGGAATAGCAGATATTCTCTGTGGAAATATTCGGGAAGCCAATCGCATTTACTTTGGAGATGCTAATCAGGATTATTCCCAAAGCCTGGAACTTGACAGCATGGAAGAAAGGACCTTTAGCATCCTGTGTGAAGATTTTGACAAAGACGGAGATATAGATATCGCCCTGGCAAACTCTGGCAATTCTAATGCATATTATTTGAATTCAGGTGAAGGAGAAAGCTTCCAGCGAATCGTCTTTGAAGAAGGAGAACACGATACCTATGACATCATTTATGCCGACCTGAATGGCGACGGATATGCGGATTTGATTGAGGCGAATTCCGGTTTTTTGAATCTCTATTTTCTCAATGCTTTTGAGCGATGGAAGAATAGGAATTAG